From Chryseobacterium joostei, the proteins below share one genomic window:
- a CDS encoding acyl-CoA dehydrogenase family protein, protein MSNTFSKIRNAIGLFTSIDFDQLSAISKKVDLPKLMHNFSKLDDKQLSGLMKMLDPDKKKKELPPIDGDFYDIYHTLSPEQREIQLKVRAFMEKEVKPLVNHYWLRDEFPFELIPKFQKLDICGVTYEGYGCPGMPFLMEGVIAMEMARIDASIATFFGVQSGLAMGSIYICGSEEQKQKWLPQMQKFEKIGAFGLTEPEVGSGAAGGLTVTCKKTEEGWVLNGQKKWIGNATFADLVIIWARDLDSGEVKGFIVEKDNPGYSVEKIKGKMALRIVQNGLITLKDCLITEENRLQNANSFKDTGKVLRMTRAGVAWMATGCARGAYESALAYTRTREQFGKPIASFQMIQGHLVEMLSNLTAMQTMVFRLSEMQDEGILKDEHASLAKVFCTLRTRDIVSRAREVMGGNGILLEYDVARFVADAEAIYSYEGTKEINSLIVGRSITGFSAFV, encoded by the coding sequence ATGTCAAATACCTTTTCCAAAATCAGAAATGCAATAGGATTGTTTACATCCATAGATTTTGACCAGTTAAGCGCCATCTCTAAAAAAGTAGATTTGCCCAAACTGATGCATAATTTTTCAAAATTGGACGATAAACAGCTTTCAGGACTTATGAAAATGCTTGATCCTGATAAGAAAAAGAAAGAACTTCCTCCCATTGATGGAGATTTTTATGACATCTACCATACCTTGTCTCCTGAGCAGCGAGAAATTCAACTGAAAGTAAGAGCCTTTATGGAAAAAGAGGTGAAACCTTTGGTGAATCATTATTGGCTAAGAGATGAATTTCCTTTTGAATTAATCCCAAAATTCCAAAAGCTGGATATCTGTGGAGTTACTTACGAAGGGTACGGATGTCCGGGAATGCCATTCCTGATGGAAGGGGTCATTGCAATGGAAATGGCGAGAATTGATGCTTCCATTGCTACTTTTTTCGGGGTACAGTCTGGATTAGCAATGGGGTCTATATACATTTGTGGCTCAGAAGAACAGAAACAGAAATGGCTTCCACAGATGCAGAAGTTTGAAAAGATAGGGGCATTTGGACTTACAGAGCCGGAAGTTGGCTCCGGAGCTGCGGGAGGCTTAACGGTAACCTGTAAAAAAACAGAAGAGGGCTGGGTGTTGAACGGACAGAAAAAATGGATAGGAAATGCAACCTTTGCAGATCTCGTTATCATCTGGGCAAGAGATTTAGACAGTGGAGAGGTAAAAGGATTTATTGTAGAAAAAGATAATCCCGGATATTCTGTTGAAAAAATCAAGGGAAAAATGGCGCTCAGAATAGTTCAGAACGGGTTAATTACCTTGAAAGACTGCCTGATTACAGAAGAAAACCGCTTGCAGAATGCTAATTCATTTAAAGATACAGGAAAGGTGCTGCGAATGACAAGAGCTGGAGTAGCTTGGATGGCAACAGGTTGTGCAAGAGGAGCCTATGAAAGTGCATTGGCATATACCAGAACAAGGGAACAGTTTGGAAAGCCTATTGCTTCATTTCAAATGATTCAGGGGCATCTTGTGGAAATGTTATCCAATCTTACGGCCATGCAGACTATGGTCTTCAGGCTGTCTGAAATGCAGGATGAAGGAATTTTAAAGGATGAGCATGCTTCACTGGCCAAGGTTTTCTGTACCCTGAGAACAAGAGATATTGTTTCCAGAGCAAGAGAAGTAATGGGTGGTAACGGTATTTTGCTGGAATATGATGTTGCCCGTTTTGTAGCTGATGCTGAAGCAATTTATTCTTACGAAGGAACAAAAGAGATCAATTCGCTCATCGTAGGACGATCGATTACAGGATTCAGTGCATTTGTGTAA
- a CDS encoding DUF4349 domain-containing protein, which yields MKTTYIKLSLSAVLLLGIYSCKKGEASTNELSNYAVADSAAVTTSDSISSAASMEVKDKQFIKTADVNMDVKDVYNATIAIEKSVQELGGFVTKSNLQSNVVSEDTYNTSDTEAMLIKKYKSENTIQVRVPTEKLGDFLTAINTNKLFLNSRTINAEDITANIKYSELEAKRNQKTSENIDKIKANKDKVALGNENMSEGNLQKLTTMNMADNLKYSTVDIYIKEPKLRVAEIAVTNSIDNKYRYNFIYDAKDGFVYGFYLIQRIFVALINIWPLLLIAGGLIYFFRKRKAIRPEQPKIQE from the coding sequence ATGAAAACAACTTACATTAAATTATCATTATCTGCAGTTCTTCTATTGGGAATTTATTCATGTAAAAAAGGAGAAGCCAGTACCAATGAACTTAGTAATTATGCAGTTGCTGATTCTGCCGCAGTTACAACATCAGACAGCATTTCATCAGCTGCGAGCATGGAAGTAAAGGACAAGCAGTTTATCAAAACAGCAGATGTCAATATGGATGTAAAAGATGTGTATAATGCTACCATTGCCATTGAAAAATCAGTTCAGGAGCTTGGAGGTTTTGTTACCAAAAGCAATCTTCAAAGCAATGTTGTTTCTGAAGACACCTACAACACTTCTGACACGGAAGCCATGCTCATCAAAAAATACAAGAGTGAAAATACAATACAGGTACGAGTACCCACTGAAAAACTGGGAGATTTTTTGACAGCAATCAATACGAACAAATTGTTTCTCAACTCACGAACCATTAATGCAGAGGATATAACGGCTAATATCAAATACTCCGAACTGGAAGCAAAAAGAAACCAAAAAACTTCTGAAAACATTGATAAGATCAAAGCTAATAAAGACAAGGTAGCATTGGGCAATGAGAATATGTCTGAGGGAAATCTTCAAAAGCTAACTACGATGAACATGGCAGACAATCTGAAATACAGCACTGTTGATATTTACATCAAGGAACCAAAATTACGTGTTGCAGAAATTGCGGTTACCAACAGCATTGACAATAAATACAGATACAATTTTATCTACGATGCTAAAGATGGCTTCGTTTATGGATTCTACCTGATTCAAAGAATCTTTGTTGCACTTATTAACATCTGGCCACTCTTATTAATTGCCGGCGGACTGATCTATTTTTTCAGAAAAAGAAAAGCCATAAGACCTGAGCAACCTAAAATCCAGGAATAA
- a CDS encoding TraB/GumN family protein codes for MKNLVKLGFTALLSMNFMTSAAQDKKTDNDNSLLWEVSGNGLSKPSYIAGTFHILCNKDFDIKPKIWNALNQSENFVMEINYTDQNEMGAMQKMMSADKKISEQLTSEEAAELDKVLVNYGADLKKVDRYSPQALYALVATKAIPCPQTEVKMYEIELLKAALKNKKSVNGLEKVDDQAYAIGEAYNLKEVISQLKLGNEYAITSQKMTEAFKNENLKTLDQLIKDPKFMNKKQEKLMLTDRNIKWAEKMPAIMKKQSSFFAVGSGHLWGKNGLINLLKAKGYTVKPVSSL; via the coding sequence ATGAAAAATTTAGTAAAACTTGGATTCACAGCATTATTATCAATGAATTTCATGACTTCAGCAGCGCAGGATAAGAAAACGGACAACGACAACAGCCTGCTGTGGGAAGTATCCGGAAATGGACTTTCTAAGCCATCTTATATTGCCGGAACATTTCATATCTTATGCAACAAAGATTTTGATATAAAACCTAAGATTTGGAACGCGCTTAATCAATCGGAAAATTTTGTTATGGAGATCAATTACACCGATCAAAACGAAATGGGTGCCATGCAAAAAATGATGTCTGCAGATAAAAAAATATCTGAACAACTTACTTCTGAAGAGGCCGCAGAACTGGATAAAGTACTTGTCAATTATGGAGCAGATCTGAAAAAAGTTGACCGCTACAGTCCACAGGCTCTTTACGCTCTTGTAGCAACAAAGGCCATCCCATGTCCTCAGACTGAAGTGAAAATGTATGAAATTGAACTTCTTAAAGCGGCTTTAAAAAACAAAAAAAGTGTGAATGGGCTAGAAAAAGTTGATGATCAAGCATATGCAATTGGGGAAGCATACAACCTGAAAGAAGTAATATCCCAACTGAAATTAGGTAATGAATATGCCATCACTTCACAAAAAATGACCGAAGCCTTTAAAAATGAAAATCTAAAAACCTTGGACCAGCTTATTAAAGACCCAAAATTCATGAATAAAAAACAGGAAAAATTAATGCTGACTGACCGAAATATAAAATGGGCAGAAAAAATGCCCGCGATAATGAAGAAACAAAGCTCTTTCTTTGCCGTTGGAAGCGGTCATCTTTGGGGAAAGAACGGGCTAATCAACCTTTTGAAAGCAAAAGGATACACTGTAAAACCTGTATCAAGCTTATAG
- a CDS encoding RNA polymerase sigma factor, which translates to MSNPTETAFLKLVNQHKGILYKASRIYADSIEDREDLQQEILIQLWKSYQSFKGNSEFSTWMYRVAINTAITYLKKEKQRSGNHTDAPHHFEVQQEDYNPTKDKQLEIFYNAVQELNSLEKAVIFYFMEGMSHKEIGSNLGLSEGNARVKLNRTKEKIQQIIKKSGYEL; encoded by the coding sequence GTGAGTAACCCAACTGAAACAGCCTTTTTAAAGCTTGTTAATCAGCACAAAGGCATTCTATATAAAGCTTCCCGAATCTACGCCGATTCTATAGAGGATCGGGAAGATCTCCAGCAGGAAATCCTCATTCAGCTCTGGAAATCCTATCAGAGCTTTAAGGGAAACAGTGAATTTTCTACCTGGATGTATCGTGTCGCTATCAATACTGCCATCACTTATTTGAAAAAGGAAAAACAAAGGTCCGGCAATCATACAGATGCTCCACATCATTTTGAAGTACAACAGGAAGATTATAACCCAACAAAAGATAAGCAATTAGAAATTTTTTATAATGCTGTCCAAGAATTAAACTCTTTGGAGAAAGCCGTCATCTTTTATTTCATGGAGGGAATGTCACACAAAGAAATAGGAAGCAACCTCGGGCTTAGCGAAGGCAATGCCCGTGTAAAACTGAACAGAACAAAAGAAAAAATACAACAAATCATAAAAAAATCAGGTTATGAACTTTGA
- the pgi gene encoding glucose-6-phosphate isomerase, giving the protein MLSKINPIQTNSWKALDEHFASTDLDLRSLFQYNPNRFEEFSLQKDNFLFDYSKNLIDSKTKALLLQLAEECQLRDAISKMFSGDKINETEGRAVLHTALRDFSDREILVDGENIKPQIKSVLDHMKSFSEEIISGTHKGFTGKEITDVVNIGIGGSDLGPVMVCSALKHFKTRLNVHFVSNVDGNHIAEVVKNLNPETTLFIIASKTFTTQETMTNANSAKDWFLKAGKQEDVAKHFVALSTNIEAVKSFGIAQENIFEFWDWVGGRYSLWSAIGLSIVLAVGYENFEQLLRGAFDTDQHFQTEEFSENVPVLMGLLGIWYRNFYAATSYAILPYSQYLDRFAAYLQQGDMESNGKCVDRNGEFVEYETGPIIWGEPGTNGQHAFYQLIHQGTELIPADFIAYAKSCNEVSDHQDKLLANFFAQTEALAFGKSEEEVEEELTNAGKSDEEIDRLLNYKVFHGNTPTNSMIFKELTPFSLGQLIAMYEHKIFVQGVIWNIFSFDQFGVELGKVLANKILPELESSEVVSSHDSSTNGLINYYKGNK; this is encoded by the coding sequence ATGCTATCAAAAATAAATCCTATACAAACCAACAGCTGGAAAGCCCTTGACGAACATTTCGCATCAACAGATTTAGACTTAAGAAGTCTCTTCCAGTATAACCCTAACCGTTTTGAAGAATTCTCTTTACAAAAGGACAATTTTCTTTTTGATTATTCTAAAAACCTAATCGATTCAAAAACAAAGGCACTTTTATTACAATTGGCAGAAGAATGCCAGTTAAGGGATGCCATTTCCAAAATGTTTTCTGGTGATAAAATCAATGAAACAGAAGGAAGAGCGGTGCTGCATACTGCTTTAAGGGATTTTTCTGACCGTGAAATTCTTGTGGACGGAGAAAATATCAAGCCACAGATCAAAAGTGTTCTTGATCATATGAAATCATTTTCTGAGGAAATCATTTCAGGAACTCACAAAGGATTCACTGGAAAAGAGATTACAGATGTTGTAAACATCGGAATCGGAGGTTCAGATTTGGGACCCGTAATGGTTTGTTCGGCTTTAAAGCATTTCAAAACAAGATTAAATGTTCACTTTGTTTCTAACGTAGACGGAAATCATATTGCAGAGGTTGTTAAAAACCTAAATCCTGAAACGACCCTATTCATCATTGCTTCCAAGACGTTTACAACTCAGGAAACCATGACGAATGCAAATTCAGCAAAAGACTGGTTCCTTAAAGCTGGAAAACAGGAAGACGTAGCCAAACATTTTGTGGCTTTATCTACTAATATTGAAGCAGTTAAAAGCTTCGGAATTGCACAGGAAAACATTTTCGAATTCTGGGATTGGGTTGGCGGAAGATACTCTCTTTGGAGTGCTATCGGACTAAGTATTGTATTAGCTGTAGGATATGAAAACTTTGAACAGCTGCTAAGAGGTGCCTTTGACACAGATCAGCACTTCCAGACTGAAGAATTCTCTGAAAACGTTCCTGTATTAATGGGACTTTTAGGAATTTGGTATCGTAACTTCTATGCTGCAACAAGCTATGCAATTCTTCCATACTCTCAATATTTAGACCGGTTTGCTGCTTATCTTCAACAAGGAGATATGGAAAGCAACGGAAAATGTGTAGACAGAAACGGTGAATTTGTTGAATACGAAACAGGGCCAATTATCTGGGGAGAACCGGGAACAAATGGCCAACATGCATTTTACCAACTGATTCATCAAGGTACAGAATTGATTCCTGCAGACTTTATTGCTTATGCAAAAAGCTGTAATGAAGTTTCTGACCATCAGGATAAATTATTAGCCAACTTCTTTGCTCAGACTGAAGCACTTGCCTTTGGAAAATCTGAAGAAGAAGTGGAGGAAGAGCTTACAAATGCAGGAAAATCTGATGAGGAAATCGACAGATTATTAAATTATAAAGTCTTCCACGGAAACACACCTACAAACTCAATGATATTCAAAGAATTAACTCCTTTTTCATTAGGACAGTTAATTGCTATGTATGAGCATAAAATCTTCGTTCAAGGTGTTATCTGGAACATCTTCAGCTTTGACCAGTTTGGGGTGGAACTAGGGAAAGTTTTAGCCAACAAAATTTTACCTGAACTTGAAAGCAGTGAAGTGGTAAGCTCGCACGACAGCTCTACCAATGGATTGATTAATTATTATAAAGGAAACAAATAG
- a CDS encoding class I SAM-dependent methyltransferase: MSALRSYYYKLPPGLRLLGRKIYYFPIDLYEGLTGKRAKNEPKKGDIYVGGSDFIPHGIRQMNVLKKYIALKNSDHVLDVGCGIGRTAVALSGFIDKGTYDGFDAVEKGIKWCDKHIHQKYPNFNFKFTPIYNDLYNTFSQKAENFTFPYEDAQFDKAFLFSVFTHMQIPEIKQYLQEISRVLKDNGQCLATFFLYDESKTERGSMSFPHQYDGYRLMDDKVTAANIAVSIPLLNQMAQETGLKVITIKEGFWRNDVEKENADEFQDIVVFEKI; the protein is encoded by the coding sequence ATGTCTGCATTAAGATCATATTATTATAAACTGCCACCCGGGCTTCGTCTTTTAGGAAGAAAAATTTATTATTTTCCTATAGACCTGTATGAAGGACTTACCGGGAAAAGAGCTAAAAATGAACCTAAAAAGGGTGATATTTATGTGGGAGGCAGTGACTTTATCCCTCATGGGATTCGTCAGATGAACGTTCTGAAAAAATACATTGCTCTTAAAAACTCAGATCATGTTCTGGATGTAGGGTGCGGAATCGGAAGAACAGCTGTTGCCCTATCCGGATTTATAGATAAGGGAACTTATGATGGCTTTGATGCTGTGGAAAAAGGAATTAAATGGTGTGACAAACACATTCACCAAAAATATCCGAACTTCAATTTTAAGTTTACACCTATTTATAATGATCTGTACAATACTTTCAGTCAAAAAGCTGAAAACTTTACATTTCCTTATGAGGATGCTCAATTTGACAAGGCTTTTCTATTCTCAGTATTTACGCATATGCAAATTCCTGAGATCAAGCAATATTTGCAAGAAATCAGCAGAGTATTAAAGGACAACGGACAGTGTCTGGCTACATTTTTTCTGTATGATGAATCTAAAACAGAAAGGGGCAGCATGAGTTTCCCACATCAATATGATGGATACAGGCTGATGGACGATAAGGTAACTGCTGCAAATATTGCCGTAAGCATTCCGCTATTGAATCAAATGGCACAGGAAACAGGGTTGAAAGTTATCACCATAAAAGAAGGATTCTGGAGAAATGATGTAGAAAAAGAAAATGCCGATGAGTTTCAGGATATTGTTGTATTTGAAAAAATCTAA
- a CDS encoding bifunctional 5,10-methylenetetrahydrofolate dehydrogenase/5,10-methenyltetrahydrofolate cyclohydrolase → MAEILDGLKVSKEIKAEIKVEVEKILASKRRAPHLVAILVGNNGASKAYVNAKVKDCEEVGFQSSLIKFPSTVSESELLEKIDELNKSKSVDGFIVQLPLPDQVDQEKIINAIDPRKDVDGFHPENFGKMALEMDTFLPATPFGILTLLERYNIETKGKDCVIIGRSKIVGRPMSILMGRKDFPGNSTVTLTHSYTKDIEEYTKKADIVITALGDPHFLKGEMIKEGAVIVDVGITRVDNDSPKGYYLAGDVDFDSCAAKASWITPVPGGVGPMTRAMLMKNTIIAYKTSVYND, encoded by the coding sequence ATGGCAGAAATTCTTGACGGACTTAAAGTATCCAAGGAAATAAAAGCAGAGATCAAGGTTGAAGTGGAAAAAATCCTTGCAAGCAAAAGAAGGGCACCACATTTGGTAGCTATTCTTGTAGGAAATAATGGAGCTAGCAAGGCCTATGTAAATGCTAAGGTAAAAGATTGTGAGGAAGTAGGATTTCAATCCAGCTTAATTAAATTCCCAAGCACAGTTTCTGAATCTGAATTATTGGAGAAAATTGATGAATTAAACAAATCTAAATCTGTAGATGGGTTTATTGTTCAGTTACCTCTACCGGATCAGGTTGATCAGGAAAAAATTATTAATGCTATTGATCCAAGAAAAGATGTGGATGGTTTCCACCCTGAAAACTTCGGAAAAATGGCATTGGAAATGGACACATTCTTACCAGCTACCCCTTTCGGAATCTTAACATTATTGGAAAGATATAATATTGAGACTAAAGGAAAAGACTGTGTAATTATTGGAAGAAGTAAAATTGTAGGAAGACCAATGAGCATCCTGATGGGAAGAAAGGATTTCCCTGGAAACTCTACTGTAACGCTTACACACTCTTACACTAAAGACATCGAAGAATATACTAAAAAGGCTGACATTGTAATTACCGCTTTAGGAGATCCTCACTTTTTGAAAGGTGAAATGATCAAGGAAGGAGCTGTAATTGTTGATGTAGGTATTACAAGAGTAGATAATGATTCTCCAAAAGGATATTACCTTGCTGGTGACGTAGATTTTGATAGCTGTGCAGCAAAGGCAAGCTGGATTACACCGGTTCCCGGAGGAGTAGGCCCAATGACAAGAGCAATGTTGATGAAAAATACCATCATTGCCTATAAAACTTCGGTCTATAACGACTAA
- a CDS encoding 7-carboxy-7-deazaguanine synthase QueE, giving the protein MNKEQDILLKEGKMLPVMEHFYTLQGEGAHTGKAAYFIRLGGCDVGCHWCDVKESWNPELHPLMDAAEIAETAAKHCKTIVLTGGEPLTWNLEILTSKLKELGCTIHIETSGAYPMSGHLDWITLSPKKTGLPKEEIYHNANELKVIVFNNHDFEFAQEQAAKVSENCKLYLQSEWSKRDEMYPKITDFILEHPEWQASVQTHKYLNIP; this is encoded by the coding sequence ATGAATAAAGAACAAGATATTTTATTAAAAGAAGGTAAAATGCTCCCCGTAATGGAGCATTTTTACACTTTACAAGGAGAAGGAGCACATACCGGAAAAGCCGCTTACTTTATCCGGCTGGGTGGTTGCGATGTAGGCTGCCATTGGTGCGATGTAAAGGAAAGCTGGAACCCGGAACTTCATCCGTTGATGGATGCAGCTGAAATTGCGGAAACAGCAGCTAAACATTGTAAAACAATAGTTCTTACAGGTGGTGAGCCCCTAACCTGGAATCTGGAAATACTAACATCCAAACTAAAAGAACTTGGATGCACTATTCATATTGAAACTTCAGGAGCTTATCCTATGAGTGGACATTTGGACTGGATCACCCTTTCACCAAAGAAAACCGGGCTGCCAAAAGAAGAAATTTATCATAACGCAAACGAGCTTAAAGTGATCGTTTTCAACAATCATGACTTTGAATTTGCGCAGGAACAGGCAGCAAAAGTTTCCGAAAACTGTAAGCTTTATCTTCAAAGCGAATGGAGCAAAAGAGATGAGATGTACCCTAAGATTACGGACTTCATTCTGGAGCATCCGGAATGGCAGGCATCAGTTCAGACACATAAATATCTGAATATCCCTTAA
- a CDS encoding exopolysaccharide biosynthesis polyprenyl glycosylphosphotransferase, producing MQRIRYSRYLKSIIILLDLMVIASIFIFFFISRNEDLKYHTETWYQNAFSLMLIFLFWVLLSGRTKIYNIPRNLTYTLFLERLLIHFISFILGVLLIGKVSKNVFFNSDIYWLSFYLFAFIFLAKSFIYFSIKYFRSLGANYRNVMFLGDNDSTEILKNIFKNRKDYGYKIFEYNSLDINTGELVDFWKSNGIHTLFLSTENSYSEDVESKIFKLAEDNKVHISLIPSITQSDFFLYDLGYIQTQPVLNQARYPLDYYSNFLMKRTFDIAFSIIVLIFICSWVFPIIAILIKTTSKGPVFFLQKRYGFHEEVFDCVKFRTMVVNDESTTQTTKENDSRITRIGKFLRKTSLDELPQFLNVLKGEMSVVGPRPHMLAVDNYYKPKIGRYSLRSMVSPGITGLAQVNGLRGDSGDVEVEMKKRILADAFYVRNWSFVLDLVIILKTVLLVIGGDKNAK from the coding sequence ATGCAGAGAATTCGATACTCTAGATACCTGAAATCGATCATCATTTTGCTTGACCTTATGGTTATTGCATCTATCTTTATATTCTTTTTTATAAGCAGAAACGAAGATTTAAAATATCATACGGAAACCTGGTATCAGAACGCTTTTTCACTGATGTTAATATTTTTGTTCTGGGTGTTACTAAGCGGCAGAACAAAAATATACAATATCCCAAGGAATCTTACCTATACCTTATTTCTGGAGCGCCTTTTAATTCATTTTATATCTTTTATACTTGGTGTTCTGCTTATTGGAAAGGTAAGTAAAAATGTATTCTTCAATTCGGATATTTACTGGTTGTCTTTCTATCTGTTCGCTTTTATCTTTTTGGCAAAGTCATTTATCTATTTTTCCATTAAGTATTTCAGATCTTTAGGAGCTAACTATAGAAATGTAATGTTTTTAGGAGATAACGATTCCACTGAGATTCTGAAAAATATATTTAAAAATCGTAAAGACTATGGATACAAGATATTTGAATATAATAGCCTAGATATCAACACAGGAGAATTGGTTGACTTTTGGAAAAGCAACGGAATTCATACCTTATTTTTATCTACAGAGAACTCTTACAGCGAAGATGTAGAATCTAAAATATTCAAACTGGCAGAAGACAATAAGGTTCATATTTCTTTGATTCCAAGCATCACACAAAGTGATTTTTTCCTGTATGATCTTGGATATATACAGACTCAACCCGTTCTTAATCAGGCGAGATATCCACTGGATTATTATTCCAACTTCCTGATGAAAAGAACGTTTGATATTGCTTTTTCAATTATTGTATTGATTTTTATTTGCTCCTGGGTATTTCCGATTATAGCCATATTAATCAAGACAACATCTAAGGGGCCTGTTTTTTTTCTGCAAAAAAGATATGGTTTCCATGAGGAGGTTTTTGACTGTGTCAAATTCAGAACCATGGTTGTAAATGACGAATCTACAACACAAACCACCAAAGAAAATGATTCGAGAATTACCAGAATAGGGAAATTTTTACGGAAAACAAGCCTTGATGAGCTGCCACAATTCCTGAATGTATTAAAAGGAGAAATGTCCGTTGTAGGACCACGCCCTCATATGCTGGCTGTAGATAATTACTACAAACCAAAAATCGGGAGATATAGTTTAAGGAGTATGGTAAGCCCCGGAATTACTGGTCTGGCACAGGTAAATGGGCTACGCGGAGACTCCGGCGATGTAGAAGTAGAAATGAAAAAACGAATTCTGGCTGATGCATTTTATGTAAGAAACTGGAGTTTTGTACTGGATCTGGTCATTATTTTAAAAACCGTTTTATTAGTCATTGGCGGTGATAAAAACGCAAAATAA
- a CDS encoding MlaE family ABC transporter permease yields MLKKFFTAVGEYMILLGKSLQKPQKMKVFWKLFMREINDLGVNSFGLVIFTSIFVGAVVAIQMFNNFDASSFPIPPAFVGYATKAVLILEFAPTIISLILAGKVGSYIASSIGTMRVSEQIDALDIMGVNSPNFLIFPKIIACMLFNPLLIAISIVFGIGGGYIAGLLTGNWTPNDYITGIQMYMPNIFIYYAFTKTTVFAFIIATVPSYFGYFVKGGSLEVGRASTQAVVWTMVFIIISELILTQLILS; encoded by the coding sequence ATGTTAAAAAAGTTTTTCACAGCAGTAGGGGAATATATGATCCTTCTAGGAAAATCCCTGCAGAAACCCCAGAAAATGAAAGTTTTTTGGAAGCTGTTCATGAGAGAAATTAATGATTTGGGAGTAAATTCTTTCGGACTTGTCATCTTCACGTCTATATTCGTAGGAGCAGTAGTAGCCATTCAAATGTTCAATAACTTTGATGCTTCTTCTTTTCCTATTCCTCCCGCATTCGTAGGATATGCAACAAAAGCAGTACTTATTCTGGAATTTGCACCTACCATTATCAGTTTAATTTTAGCCGGTAAAGTAGGTTCCTATATTGCTTCCAGTATTGGAACAATGAGGGTTTCTGAACAGATTGATGCCTTGGATATTATGGGAGTAAATTCACCCAACTTTTTGATATTTCCAAAAATCATCGCCTGTATGCTTTTCAATCCTCTTCTTATCGCGATCAGTATTGTATTTGGTATTGGTGGTGGGTATATTGCGGGCCTTTTAACAGGAAACTGGACGCCTAACGACTATATCACTGGTATTCAAATGTATATGCCTAATATATTTATTTATTATGCATTTACCAAAACCACTGTTTTTGCATTCATCATTGCAACGGTTCCGTCTTATTTCGGATACTTTGTAAAAGGAGGATCTCTTGAAGTAGGTAGAGCCAGTACGCAGGCCGTGGTATGGACAATGGTATTCATTATCATTTCTGAATTAATTTTAACCCAATTAATATTAAGCTAA
- a CDS encoding ABC transporter ATP-binding protein — protein sequence MIEVKDLKKSFDDVEVLKGISTSFDKGKVNLIIGQSGSGKTVFLKSLLNVYMPSSGEILFDGRDVNTMNREEKQQLRSEIGTVFQGSALFDSLTVEENIMFPLDMFTNLTYREKKKRVFEVIGRVHLDKADKKYPSEISGGMQKRVAIARAIVNNPKYLFCDEPNSGLDPYTSKVIDDLLYEITKEYNTTTIINTHDMNSVMTIGEKIVYLRLGIKEWEGNKDILITAGNKNLIDFVYSSELFKELREYLLENNKTIENTKIDDNEKGT from the coding sequence ATGATTGAGGTAAAGGATCTTAAGAAAAGTTTTGATGATGTTGAAGTGCTTAAGGGAATTTCAACGTCATTTGATAAAGGAAAAGTAAACTTAATTATTGGGCAGAGTGGCTCCGGGAAAACCGTTTTTCTTAAAAGTTTGTTGAATGTTTATATGCCATCATCCGGAGAAATCTTGTTTGACGGCAGAGATGTAAACACCATGAACAGGGAAGAAAAACAGCAACTCCGTTCAGAAATAGGAACCGTATTCCAGGGAAGTGCATTGTTTGACTCCTTAACGGTAGAGGAAAACATTATGTTCCCGCTTGATATGTTCACCAACCTTACTTATAGAGAAAAAAAGAAAAGAGTTTTCGAAGTAATAGGAAGAGTACATCTTGACAAGGCCGATAAGAAATATCCATCTGAAATCTCCGGGGGAATGCAGAAAAGGGTTGCTATTGCAAGAGCAATTGTAAACAATCCTAAATATCTGTTCTGTGATGAACCCAATTCCGGACTTGACCCGTATACATCAAAGGTAATTGATGATCTTCTTTACGAAATCACCAAGGAATATAACACTACAACTATCATCAATACTCACGACATGAACTCTGTAATGACGATTGGCGAGAAAATTGTATACCTAAGACTCGGAATCAAGGAATGGGAGGGTAATAAGGATATCCTGATTACGGCAGGCAATAAAAATCTGATTGATTTCGTTTATTCTTCAGAACTTTTTAAAGAGCTGAGAGAATACTTACTTGAGAATAATAAAACGATTGAAAATACAAAAATAGACGATAATGAAAAAGGTACTTAG